Proteins found in one Paenibacillus borealis genomic segment:
- a CDS encoding carbohydrate ABC transporter permease yields MRAKKFFTVLLLSLIAIAFLFPFYMMIVMGTYYSEDLFKQLPILPSDYLLENLKTIMSASFLRNYWNSFYVAVLFTLVTVGVASITGFAFAKYEFKGKNALYGFILLTMMIPGHLGLIAYVMEMKWFHLNNTHAPLILAGLNNAFGVFFMTQFIRSSVPTEVIESARIDGCSEPAILTKIVVPFLMPAISTLGLISFLGSWNGYLLPLVTINKPELYTLPLGIANLSTVFRTDYSASILGLTLGTLPLIVLFLFGSKTLVRGLTGGAVKG; encoded by the coding sequence ATGAGAGCCAAAAAGTTCTTTACCGTATTGCTGCTTAGCCTGATCGCTATCGCTTTCCTGTTCCCGTTCTACATGATGATTGTGATGGGAACCTATTATTCCGAGGATCTGTTCAAGCAGCTGCCGATTCTGCCGAGCGACTATCTGCTGGAGAATCTGAAGACGATTATGTCCGCGAGCTTCCTGCGGAATTACTGGAACAGCTTCTATGTTGCTGTACTGTTCACCCTGGTGACTGTTGGGGTTGCCTCCATTACCGGCTTTGCTTTTGCGAAATATGAATTTAAGGGTAAAAATGCACTGTACGGCTTCATTCTGCTGACGATGATGATCCCCGGCCACCTGGGCCTGATTGCTTATGTTATGGAGATGAAGTGGTTCCACCTGAACAACACCCATGCGCCGCTGATTCTGGCCGGACTGAACAATGCCTTCGGCGTATTCTTCATGACCCAGTTTATCCGCTCCTCCGTTCCGACGGAGGTCATCGAAAGCGCGCGGATCGACGGCTGCTCCGAGCCGGCAATTCTCACAAAAATTGTAGTTCCGTTCCTGATGCCTGCCATCAGTACCCTGGGGCTGATCTCCTTCCTTGGCTCCTGGAACGGCTATCTGCTGCCTCTGGTAACGATCAACAAGCCGGAGCTGTATACGCTGCCGCTGGGGATTGCGAATCTGTCCACAGTCTTCCGCACGGATTATTCGGCGAGTATCCTGGGTCTGACCCTGGGCACGCTTCCGCTGATCGTTCTCTTCCTGTTCGGCTCCAAAACACTGGTCCGGGGACTCACCGGCGGTGCGGTTAAAGGGTAA